The following proteins are co-located in the Apium graveolens cultivar Ventura chromosome 5, ASM990537v1, whole genome shotgun sequence genome:
- the LOC141661248 gene encoding uncharacterized protein LOC141661248 translates to MEPGKNKDSAVSLNYPMLMRGNYTAWALKMKVYMQAHGFWDAVVPKDPKTPIDDKMDKIAMAAIYQSIPEDILHSLAEKETTKEVWEAIKVMCQGAEHVKNAKIKTLKAEFESLSMKDLDSLDDFCLKITGMGDNTWSQLLLIEEEWVKKEKEEIKLLLTRDEWIRRSNRVRTEQRFRGREYNRGTRDRSHVRCFNCNILGHFAADCRKSRRDKESKEEANIVEIPDEPALLLTECEGKGENMMLLNKEKVTLKLVQDGEGKRIESNLWYLDNGANNHMTGERKKFRDLDERITGQVKFGDGSLVHIKG, encoded by the exons ATGGAACCAGGGAAAAATAAAGACAGTGCGGTTAGTTTGAATTACCCCATGTTGATGAGAGGTAATTATACAGCATGGGCTCTGAAAATGAAGGTATATATGCAGGCCCATGGCTTCTGGGATGCAGTGGTACCTAAAGATCCAAAGACACCAATCGATGACAAGATGGATAAAATCGCTATGGCAGCTATTTATCAAAGTATTCCCGAAGATATTCTCCATTCACTGGCTGAGAAAGAAactacaaaagaagtttgggagGCAATTAAAGTAATGTGTCAGGGTGCGGAACATGTGAAGAATGCAAAGATAAAAACGCTCAAGGCTGAATTCGAGTCACTAAGTATGAAGGACTTAGATTCTCTCGATGATTTCTGTTTGAAGATCACAGGCATG GGCGACAATACTTGGAGTCAGTTGCTTCTCATTGAAGAGGAATGGGTGAAGAAGGAGAAGGAGGAGATCAAGTTATTGCTCACTAGAGATGAGTGGATCAGGCGATCAAATAGAGTTAGAACGGAACAAAGGTTTCGAGGACGAGAATATAATCGAGGCACACGTGACAGGAGCCACGTAAGGTGTTTCAATTGCAACATTCTCGGACATTTTGCTGCAGATTGCAGGAAATCGCGACGTGATAAAGAAAGTAAGGAGGAGGCTAACATTGTTGAAATTCCAGATGAACCAGCATTGCTTTTAACAGAATGTGAAGGCAAAGGAGAGAATATGATGTTATTGAACAAAGAGAAGGTGACACTTAAACTAGTTCAAGATGGAGAAGGAAAAAGAATAGAATCAAACCTATGGTATTTGGATAACGGGGCCAACAACCATATGACTGGGGAACGAAAAAAATTCAGGGATTTGGATGAACGAATAACAGGGCAAGTGAAGTTTGGAGACGGATCATTGGTCCACATAAAAGGGTGA
- the LOC141661249 gene encoding secreted RxLR effector protein 161-like, which translates to MAYAKKILEKAGLGDCNPVKYPMNPKESIGRDEGGQPIDTTQFKSLVGGLRYQVHTRPDITFSMGIISRFMEKPTSVLLNAAKRILRYIRGTINFGLVYTKNSGNNVVTGYSDSDLAGQIEDPKSTGGMVFYLNASLITWVSQKQRCVALSSYEAEFMAATAVACQAIWLRKLLTLITGESMGPVVLYIDNKSAIDLAKSPVFHGRSKHIDIHYHFIRECVKKGEIIVKHVSIDKQQADILTKAFPVIKFEKMR; encoded by the coding sequence ATGGCGTATGCTAAAAAAATACTGGAGAAAGCCGGACTAGGCGATTGCAATCCAGTCAAATATCCTATGAACCCCAAGGAAAGCATTGGCAGAGACGAGGGTGGTCAGCCTATAGACACAACTCAATTCAAGAGCTTAGTTGGGGGGTTAAGATACCAGGTTCATACAAGACCAGATATCACGTTCTCTATGGGAATAATAAGCAGGTTCATGGAGAAGCCTACATCAGTACTTCTTAATGCTGCTAAAAGGATTTTGCGTTACATCAGGGGTACTATAAATTTTGGTCTAGTTTACACGAAGAACAGTGGGAATAATGTGGTGACTGGATATTCAGATAGTGACTTAGCAGGACAAATTGAAGATCCGAAAAGTACAGGGGGAATGGTTTTTTACTTGAATGCAAGTCTAATAACCTGGGTTTCTCAAAAACAAAGATGTGTTGCATTATCTTCTTACGAGGCCGAGTTTATGGCCGCCACTGCTGTAGCTTGCCAAGCTATTTGGTTGCGAAAACTTCTtactctgattactggagaaagcATGGGTCCAGTGGTATTATATATTGACAACAAATCTGCAATTGACTTGGCTAAAAGTCCGGTATTTCACGGACGTAGTAAGCATATAGACATTCATTATCATTTTATCCGTGAATGTGTTAAGAAAGGTGAAATCATTGTCAAACACGTTAGTATAGACAAGCaacaagctgatatcttaactaAAGCATTTCCGGTGATCAAGTTCGAAAAAATGCGCTGA